In Setaria italica strain Yugu1 chromosome IX, Setaria_italica_v2.0, whole genome shotgun sequence, the genomic stretch ACTAGCCATAACCGTATGGGATGACAAATGGTGTGGGGATGAAACAAATCGCTTTCAGTGGAGGTTTTATTCCAGCATCACAGTTACTAGCTGTTTACACTGATGAAATCCAAATTTTCTATCTTATTATAAATTTCATACCATTTCACTGTTTTTGTCTACATGGCATGCTATTATTTAATAAGAATGGTTTCACGAGGACTCCAATAGGTCTGATGGATACGGGACTAACGCATAGTGGGTTGTTACATAGTCAAGTCCACCGAAGAATATATTCCCATGTTCCAATAAACGTTTGATTGTGCAAGTTTGCAGGTaggagtatatatatatacatccaCCCCAATGCCACGGATTACTATTGACATCAACCAGCAATACCTTCAGCCCCCCACAAAGCACAAGCACTAGTGCAGAACCGGTCCATAGCGCAGCAGTCGCAAGAGCAAGAGACCGCAGCATCCATGGATCGGAGCACCGGCGGTGCCCTCGACGACCGCACCTTCGAGGACTACGACCCCGCCGTCGAGTGGAgccacgccgccgacgccgacaccTTCACGGTCTCACTCCCAGGCAAGCAACAGGCCGCTTCTCCTGTCTCCTCTCTTCGATCTCCGTCACCAGCAGCAGACTGATGATGAACTCTTCATGTCATGTATGCATTAACGATGGATGTGCCAACCTGCAGGGTTCAATAAGGAGGAGCTCCGGGTGCTGGTGGATAATCACGGCTACCTGCAGGTGCGCGGCCAGAGGCCGGCTGCAGTGGGAGGCAGCGACTGGATCCGCTTCCAGAAGCGCTTGAAGCTCCCGGACAACTGCAACATCGATGGCATCCGTTCCAAGTTCGCGAACGAGACCCTCACCGTCACGCTCCCGAAGATGACTCATCCCTCGCCTCCGGATGGCTATGCCCCTGAGCCAGCG encodes the following:
- the LOC101772840 gene encoding inactive protein RESTRICTED TEV MOVEMENT 2, whose product is MDRSTGGALDDRTFEDYDPAVEWSHAADADTFTVSLPGFNKEELRVLVDNHGYLQVRGQRPAAVGGSDWIRFQKRLKLPDNCNIDGIRSKFANETLTVTLPKMTHPSPPDGYAPEPAPTMQEENEDEDDDGYVVWRKLSERN